The Bemisia tabaci chromosome 5, PGI_BMITA_v3 genome includes a window with the following:
- the mRpL53 gene encoding large ribosomal subunit protein mL53 yields MALPPTGVLHRRSGGIVAAIRKQVKILNLKPVKKIQFSFDPFGASESLRHFMHGVSIPAVRATNLNAVFRNEILSDRQEPTINISLVNGESVIFKCSNLTFVELLTLYNRHISRLAPKEVDEDDELTAKYTKKLAKKIKK; encoded by the exons ATGGCTTTACCACCAACAGGCGTATTGCATAGAAGATCAGGAGGAATAGTTGCAGCTATCAGAAAGCAAGTTAAGATCCTCAATCTGAAACccgtgaaaaaaattcaattctcaTTCGATCCATTCGGTGCATCCGAGAGTTTGAG GCATTTCATGCACGGTGTCTCCATCCCAGCGGTCAGAGCAACAAATCTCAACGCTGTTTTCCGAAATGAAATACTCAGCGACAGACAAGAACCCACAATAAATATATCCTTAG TGAACGGTGAATCAGTCATTTTTAAGTGCAGCAATTTGACATTCGTGGAATTACTAACACTCTACAACAGACATATTTCCCGACTCGCACCGAAGGAGGTAGATGAAGATGACGAATTGACCGCCAAGTACACCAAAAAACTagcgaagaaaataaaaaagtag
- the AGO1 gene encoding protein argonaute-2 isoform X1 — protein sequence MNALLPQIDASPLSPSPDYHPERQKSFGACMQSGAPPAAGPAGAVAPPGAVAVPPGAMGLIPPQQPPHQPPQPPDLPIFNCPRRPNLGREGRPIVLRANHFQITMPRGFIHHYDINIQPDKCPRKVNREIIETMVHAYSKLFSNLKPVFDGRSNLYTRDPLPIGNDRMELEVTLPGEGKDRVFRVALKWVAQVSLFALEEALEGRTRQIPFDAISALDVVMRHLPSMTYTPVGRSFFSSPDGYYHPLGGGREVWFGFHQSVRPSQWKMMLNIDVSATAFYKAQPAIEFMCEVLDIRDVNEQQRKPLTDSQRVKFTKEIKGLKIEITHCGTMRRKYRVCNVTRRPAQMQSFPLQLENGQTVECTVAKYFLDKYKMKLRYPHLPCLQVGQEHKHTYLPLEVCNIVAGQRCIKKLTDMQTSTMIKATARSAPDREREINNLVRRADFNNDSYVQEFGLTISNNMMEVRGRVLPPPKLQYGGRSSVQVVGFNPLHAKTQAMPNAGVWDMRGKQFFTGVEIRVWAIACFAPQRTVREDALRNFIINLQKISSDAGMPIVGQPCFCKYATGPDQVEPMFRYLKTTFVALQLVVVVLPGKTPVYAEVKRVGDTVLGMATQCVQAKNVNKTSPQTLSNLCLKINVKLGGINSILVPSIRPKVFNEPVIFLGADVTHPPAGDNKKPSIAACVGSMDAHPSRYAATVRVQQHRQEIIQELCSMVRELLLMFYKSTGGYKPHRIILYRDGVSEGQFIHLLQHELTAIREACIKLEGDYKPGITFIVVQKRHHTRLFCADKKEQSGKSGNIPAGTTVDVGITHPTEFDFYLCSHAGIQGTSRPSHYHVLWDDNHFDSDELQCLTYQLCHTYVRCTRSVSIPAPAYYAHLVAFRARYHLVEKEHDSGEGSHHSGCSEDRTPGAMARAITVHADTKKVMYFA from the exons ATGAATGCTCTACTACCGCAAATAGATGCTTCTCCTCTTTCGCCTTCGCCCGATTATCACCCTGAGAGGCAGAAGTCATTTGGTGCATGCATGCAGTCTGGGG CACCTCCAGCAGCTGGGCCTGCCGGGGCCGTGGCCCCTCCAGGCGCAGTGGCAGTCCCTCCTGGCGCTATGGGCCTCATTCCACCACAGCAACCACCTCATCAACCACCACAACCTCCAGATTTGCCAA ttttcaaCTGCCCACGACGGCCAAATCTTGGAAGAGAAGGTCGTCCCATCGTACTCAGAGCCAACCACTTCCAAATCACTATGCCCAGAGGATTCATCCATCATTATGATATCAACATCCAGCCAGACAAATGCCCCCGTAAGGTCAATCGTGAAATCATCGAGACCATGGTCCATGCTTACAGTAAATTATTCAGTAATTTAAAGCCTGTCTTCGATGGAAGGAGTAACCTTTACACCAGAGATCCTTTGCCCATTGGAAATGACAGAATGGAGCTAGAG GTCACTCTACCTGGTGAAGGTAAAGATAGAGTCTTTAGAGTAGCCTTGAAGTGGGTTGCCCAGGTTTCATTATTCGCCCTAGAAGAAGCTCTAGAAGGCAGAACTAGACAGATTCCTTTCGACGCAATTTCA GCTCTAGATGTAGTCATGAGACACTTACCTTCAATGACCTACACGCCAGTAGGCCGATCGTTTTTCTCATCACCTGATGGCTATTATCATCCATTGGGTGGAGGTCGTGAAGTTTGGTTTGGATTCCATCAGTCTGTCAGGCCTTCTCAATGGAAAATGATGCTCAATATTGATG TATCTGCCACAGCATTTTACAAAGCACAGCCTGCCATTGAATTCATGTGCGAGGTTTTGGATATTCGAGATGTCAATGAGCAGCAACGCAAACCATTGACTGATTCCCAACGGGTCAAGTTTACAAAAGAAATCAAAGGTCTCAAAATAGAAATAACTCATTGTGGAACGATGCGTCGAAAATATAGAGTGTGCAATGTCACCCGACGACCAGCGCAGATGCAATC ATTTCCGTTGCAACTTGAAAATGGTCAGACTGTTGAATGCACCGTTGCAAAATACTTCTTAGACAAGTACAAGATGAAACTTCGGTATCCTCATCTTCCATGTTTGCAAGTTGGACAGGAACACAAGCATACTTACCTACCTCTGGAA GTGTGTAACATTGTTGCTGGTCAAAGATGTATTAAGAAATTGACAGATATGCAGACGTCCACTATGATTAAAGCAACTGCCCGTTCAGCTCCCGACAGAGAACGTGAAATCAACAACCTTGTCAGACGTGCCGACTTCAACAATGACTCGTATGTCCAAGAGTTCGGCTTGACAATTTCAAACAACATGATGGAAGTAAGAGGCCGTGTCCTCCCTCCCCCGAAGCTGCAGTACGGCGGACGTTCCTCAGTGCAGGTTGTTGGGTTCAATCCCCTCCATGCTAAAACCCAAGCCATGCCCAACGCTGGTGTCTGGGATATGCGAGGGAAGCAGTTTTTCACAGGCGTTGAAATTCGAGTGTGGGCGATAGCGTGTTTCGCTCCGCAACGAACGGTCAGAGAAGATGCCTTGAGGAACTTCATTATTAATCTACAAAAAATAAGTAGCGATGCAGGAATGCCGATCGTAGGTCAACCCTGCTTTTGTAAATATGCGACTGGGCCGGATCAAGTGGAGCCAATGTTCCGTTATCTCAAAACAACTTTCGTTGCGCTCCAGTTGGTCGTCGTCGTGCTTCCAGGCAAAACTCCTGTCTACGCTGAAGTGAAACGAGTAGGTGATACAGTTCTTGGAATGGCCACTCAATGTGTTCAAGCTAAAAATGTCAATAAGACCTCACCACAAACTTTGTCGAATCTCTGCTTGAAGATCAATGTGAAATTAGGTGGAATCAACAGTATTCTTGTTCCAAGTATCAGACCTAAAGTATTCAATGAGCCTGTCATTTTCTTGGGTGCTGATGTCACTCATCCCCCAGCAGGTGATAACAAGAAGCCGTCAATCGCAGCTTGTGTCGGCTCGATGGATGCCCATCCAAGTCGATATGCAGCAACAGTACGCGTTCAGCAGCACAGGCAAGAGATCATTCAAGAACTCTGCTCAATGGTGAGAGAACTACTGTTAATGTTCTATAAGAGCACTGGAGGTTATAAACCACATCGTATCATTCTTTACAGAGACGGAGTGTCTGAAGGTCAATTCATCCAT CTTTTGCAGCATGAACTCACAGCCATTCGAGAAGCTTGTATAAAACTTGAAGGTGACTACAAACCTGGAATTACATTCATCGTGGTACAGAAGAGACATCACACAAG ACTATTCTGTGCTGACAAGAAAGAACAATCTGGCAAATCTGGAAATATTCCGGCCGGAACAACAGTAGATGTTGGAATCACACACCCAACTGAGTTTGACTTCTATCTTTGCAGTCATGCAGGAATCCAG gGTACCAGCAGACCAAGTCATTATCATGTACTGTGGGATGACAACCATTTTGACTCCGATGAACTTCAATGTTTAACTTATCAATTATGTCACACGTATGTTAGATGTACCAGATCTGTTTCTATTCCTGCTCCAGCCTACTACGCCCATCTTGTTGCATTCCGAGCCCGTTATCACTTAGTGGAAAAAGAACACGACAG tggAGAAGGATCACACCATTCTGGTTGCAGTGAAGATAGAACACCTGGTGCTATGGCTCGTGCCATCACAGTCCACGCTGATACCAAAAAAGTGATGTATTTCGCTTAG
- the Rpn13 gene encoding proteasomal ubiquitin receptor ADRM1 homolog isoform X2, giving the protein MPAGGALFGSAATRNASKNLVEFRAGKMTMKGNMVRPDKRKGLVYIYQSDDSLMHFCWKDRQSGSLEDDLIIFPDDCEFKRVTQCTTGRVYHLKFKSTTKKFFFWLQEPKTDKDDEYCRRVNEVLNNPPTPGMSRGGASNPEDLQNMLTNMSQQQLMQLFGGVRQVGGLSSLLGTMSSPLFSPSSSVSPRATSGTSSTSSSTATPSTPKPSTAKSSSKPATTTASAPAAAATGGSSSYTPSAIQLQDLQSLLSDIQAHKGPKSSGETANRPNVDLSSALNAEGLQAVLSNPGIVQNLQQHLPSLSSTTTSNSQQDQLRNTLASPQFQQAVSMFSTALQSGQLGPVVEQFSVGQDAVSAANEGNMEEFVKALEKATISSDDDSTPEQPDKKKKKESKSDEDMPMD; this is encoded by the exons ATGCCTGCAGGAGGTGCTTTATTCGGTAGTGCAGCTACGCGGAATGCGAGTAAAAATTTGGTCGAATTTCGGGCTGGTAAAATGACAATGAAAGGTAATATGGTTCGTCCTGATAAAAGGAAAGGACTTGTGTACATTTATCAGTCGGATGATTCATTGATGCATTTTTGCTGGAAAGACAGACAAAGCGGATCTCTAGAAGAT GATCTCATTATATTCCCGGATGATTGTGAATTCAAACGTGTTACTCAGTGCACCACAGGTCGTGTTTATCATTTGAAGTTTAAATCCACAACGAAGAAGTTCTTCTTTTGGCTGCAG GAACCAAAAACAGATAAAGATGATGAATATTGCAGACGTGTCAATGAAGTCCTGAACAATCCACCTACACCTGGGATGTCCCGTGGCGGTGCCAGCAACCCAG AGGATCTGCAAAACATGTTGACTAACATGTCTCAACAACAGCTTATGCAATTATTTGGAGGTGTGAGACAGGTTGGAGGTCTCTCCAGTCTTTTAGGAACCATGAG CTCCCCACTTTTTAGCCCCTCCAGTTCTGTGAGTCCCAGAGCAACATCTGGAACTTCTTCAACCAGTAGTAGCACTGCCACACCTAGCACACCGAAACCGTCAACAGCCAAATCTTCATCTAAACCTGCTACCACTACAGCCTCTGCTCCAGCCGCTGCTGCGACAG GAGGCTCATCTTCTTACACACCTTCCGCAATCCAATTGCAAGACCTGCAGTCTTTACTATCTGATATTCAAGCACATAAAGGCCCTAAATCCTCAGGAGAAACTGCAAATCGGCCAAATG ttgATTTATCCTCTGCCTTGAATGCTGAAGGCTTGCAAGCAGTTCTGAGTAACCCTGGTATCGTTCAAAACTTGCAGCAGCATTTACCTTCCCTATCATCTACTACTACCTCCAACTCTCAGCAAGACCAATTACGCAATACCTTAGCTTCTCCGCAATTTCAACAG GCTGTGAGCATGTTCAGCACTGCACTGCAGTCGGGACAGCTAGGTCCTGTTGTGGAACAGTTCTCTGTTGGTCAAGATGCTGTGTCGGCAGCAAATGAAGGCAACATGGAAGAGTTTGTAAAAGCTCTAGAAAAAGCCACAATCAGTAGCGATGATGATTCAACCCCAGAGCAgccagacaaaaaaaaaaagaaggaaagtaaAAGCGATGAAGATATGCCCATggattaa
- the AGO1 gene encoding protein argonaute-2 isoform X2: MHPVGQPPPAAGPAGAVAPPGAVAVPPGAMGLIPPQQPPHQPPQPPDLPIFNCPRRPNLGREGRPIVLRANHFQITMPRGFIHHYDINIQPDKCPRKVNREIIETMVHAYSKLFSNLKPVFDGRSNLYTRDPLPIGNDRMELEVTLPGEGKDRVFRVALKWVAQVSLFALEEALEGRTRQIPFDAISALDVVMRHLPSMTYTPVGRSFFSSPDGYYHPLGGGREVWFGFHQSVRPSQWKMMLNIDVSATAFYKAQPAIEFMCEVLDIRDVNEQQRKPLTDSQRVKFTKEIKGLKIEITHCGTMRRKYRVCNVTRRPAQMQSFPLQLENGQTVECTVAKYFLDKYKMKLRYPHLPCLQVGQEHKHTYLPLEVCNIVAGQRCIKKLTDMQTSTMIKATARSAPDREREINNLVRRADFNNDSYVQEFGLTISNNMMEVRGRVLPPPKLQYGGRSSVQVVGFNPLHAKTQAMPNAGVWDMRGKQFFTGVEIRVWAIACFAPQRTVREDALRNFIINLQKISSDAGMPIVGQPCFCKYATGPDQVEPMFRYLKTTFVALQLVVVVLPGKTPVYAEVKRVGDTVLGMATQCVQAKNVNKTSPQTLSNLCLKINVKLGGINSILVPSIRPKVFNEPVIFLGADVTHPPAGDNKKPSIAACVGSMDAHPSRYAATVRVQQHRQEIIQELCSMVRELLLMFYKSTGGYKPHRIILYRDGVSEGQFIHLLQHELTAIREACIKLEGDYKPGITFIVVQKRHHTRLFCADKKEQSGKSGNIPAGTTVDVGITHPTEFDFYLCSHAGIQGTSRPSHYHVLWDDNHFDSDELQCLTYQLCHTYVRCTRSVSIPAPAYYAHLVAFRARYHLVEKEHDSGEGSHHSGCSEDRTPGAMARAITVHADTKKVMYFA; encoded by the exons ATGCATCCAGTAGGACAAC CACCTCCAGCAGCTGGGCCTGCCGGGGCCGTGGCCCCTCCAGGCGCAGTGGCAGTCCCTCCTGGCGCTATGGGCCTCATTCCACCACAGCAACCACCTCATCAACCACCACAACCTCCAGATTTGCCAA ttttcaaCTGCCCACGACGGCCAAATCTTGGAAGAGAAGGTCGTCCCATCGTACTCAGAGCCAACCACTTCCAAATCACTATGCCCAGAGGATTCATCCATCATTATGATATCAACATCCAGCCAGACAAATGCCCCCGTAAGGTCAATCGTGAAATCATCGAGACCATGGTCCATGCTTACAGTAAATTATTCAGTAATTTAAAGCCTGTCTTCGATGGAAGGAGTAACCTTTACACCAGAGATCCTTTGCCCATTGGAAATGACAGAATGGAGCTAGAG GTCACTCTACCTGGTGAAGGTAAAGATAGAGTCTTTAGAGTAGCCTTGAAGTGGGTTGCCCAGGTTTCATTATTCGCCCTAGAAGAAGCTCTAGAAGGCAGAACTAGACAGATTCCTTTCGACGCAATTTCA GCTCTAGATGTAGTCATGAGACACTTACCTTCAATGACCTACACGCCAGTAGGCCGATCGTTTTTCTCATCACCTGATGGCTATTATCATCCATTGGGTGGAGGTCGTGAAGTTTGGTTTGGATTCCATCAGTCTGTCAGGCCTTCTCAATGGAAAATGATGCTCAATATTGATG TATCTGCCACAGCATTTTACAAAGCACAGCCTGCCATTGAATTCATGTGCGAGGTTTTGGATATTCGAGATGTCAATGAGCAGCAACGCAAACCATTGACTGATTCCCAACGGGTCAAGTTTACAAAAGAAATCAAAGGTCTCAAAATAGAAATAACTCATTGTGGAACGATGCGTCGAAAATATAGAGTGTGCAATGTCACCCGACGACCAGCGCAGATGCAATC ATTTCCGTTGCAACTTGAAAATGGTCAGACTGTTGAATGCACCGTTGCAAAATACTTCTTAGACAAGTACAAGATGAAACTTCGGTATCCTCATCTTCCATGTTTGCAAGTTGGACAGGAACACAAGCATACTTACCTACCTCTGGAA GTGTGTAACATTGTTGCTGGTCAAAGATGTATTAAGAAATTGACAGATATGCAGACGTCCACTATGATTAAAGCAACTGCCCGTTCAGCTCCCGACAGAGAACGTGAAATCAACAACCTTGTCAGACGTGCCGACTTCAACAATGACTCGTATGTCCAAGAGTTCGGCTTGACAATTTCAAACAACATGATGGAAGTAAGAGGCCGTGTCCTCCCTCCCCCGAAGCTGCAGTACGGCGGACGTTCCTCAGTGCAGGTTGTTGGGTTCAATCCCCTCCATGCTAAAACCCAAGCCATGCCCAACGCTGGTGTCTGGGATATGCGAGGGAAGCAGTTTTTCACAGGCGTTGAAATTCGAGTGTGGGCGATAGCGTGTTTCGCTCCGCAACGAACGGTCAGAGAAGATGCCTTGAGGAACTTCATTATTAATCTACAAAAAATAAGTAGCGATGCAGGAATGCCGATCGTAGGTCAACCCTGCTTTTGTAAATATGCGACTGGGCCGGATCAAGTGGAGCCAATGTTCCGTTATCTCAAAACAACTTTCGTTGCGCTCCAGTTGGTCGTCGTCGTGCTTCCAGGCAAAACTCCTGTCTACGCTGAAGTGAAACGAGTAGGTGATACAGTTCTTGGAATGGCCACTCAATGTGTTCAAGCTAAAAATGTCAATAAGACCTCACCACAAACTTTGTCGAATCTCTGCTTGAAGATCAATGTGAAATTAGGTGGAATCAACAGTATTCTTGTTCCAAGTATCAGACCTAAAGTATTCAATGAGCCTGTCATTTTCTTGGGTGCTGATGTCACTCATCCCCCAGCAGGTGATAACAAGAAGCCGTCAATCGCAGCTTGTGTCGGCTCGATGGATGCCCATCCAAGTCGATATGCAGCAACAGTACGCGTTCAGCAGCACAGGCAAGAGATCATTCAAGAACTCTGCTCAATGGTGAGAGAACTACTGTTAATGTTCTATAAGAGCACTGGAGGTTATAAACCACATCGTATCATTCTTTACAGAGACGGAGTGTCTGAAGGTCAATTCATCCAT CTTTTGCAGCATGAACTCACAGCCATTCGAGAAGCTTGTATAAAACTTGAAGGTGACTACAAACCTGGAATTACATTCATCGTGGTACAGAAGAGACATCACACAAG ACTATTCTGTGCTGACAAGAAAGAACAATCTGGCAAATCTGGAAATATTCCGGCCGGAACAACAGTAGATGTTGGAATCACACACCCAACTGAGTTTGACTTCTATCTTTGCAGTCATGCAGGAATCCAG gGTACCAGCAGACCAAGTCATTATCATGTACTGTGGGATGACAACCATTTTGACTCCGATGAACTTCAATGTTTAACTTATCAATTATGTCACACGTATGTTAGATGTACCAGATCTGTTTCTATTCCTGCTCCAGCCTACTACGCCCATCTTGTTGCATTCCGAGCCCGTTATCACTTAGTGGAAAAAGAACACGACAG tggAGAAGGATCACACCATTCTGGTTGCAGTGAAGATAGAACACCTGGTGCTATGGCTCGTGCCATCACAGTCCACGCTGATACCAAAAAAGTGATGTATTTCGCTTAG
- the Rpn13 gene encoding proteasomal ubiquitin receptor ADRM1 homolog isoform X4 translates to MPAGGALFGSAATRNASKNLVEFRAGKMTMKGNMVRPDKRKGLVYIYQSDDSLMHFCWKDRQSGSLEDDLIIFPDDCEFKRVTQCTTGRVYHLKFKSTTKKFFFWLQEPKTDKDDEYCRRVNEVLNNPPTPGMSRGGASNPEDLQNMLTNMSQQQLMQLFGGVRQVGGLSSLLGTMSPSSSVSPRATSGTSSTSSSTATPSTPKPSTAKSSSKPATTTASAPAAAATGGSSSYTPSAIQLQDLQSLLSDIQAHKGPKSSGETANRPNVDLSSALNAEGLQAVLSNPGIVQNLQQHLPSLSSTTTSNSQQDQLRNTLASPQFQQAVSMFSTALQSGQLGPVVEQFSVGQDAVSAANEGNMEEFVKALEKATISSDDDSTPEQPDKKKKKESKSDEDMPMD, encoded by the exons ATGCCTGCAGGAGGTGCTTTATTCGGTAGTGCAGCTACGCGGAATGCGAGTAAAAATTTGGTCGAATTTCGGGCTGGTAAAATGACAATGAAAGGTAATATGGTTCGTCCTGATAAAAGGAAAGGACTTGTGTACATTTATCAGTCGGATGATTCATTGATGCATTTTTGCTGGAAAGACAGACAAAGCGGATCTCTAGAAGAT GATCTCATTATATTCCCGGATGATTGTGAATTCAAACGTGTTACTCAGTGCACCACAGGTCGTGTTTATCATTTGAAGTTTAAATCCACAACGAAGAAGTTCTTCTTTTGGCTGCAG GAACCAAAAACAGATAAAGATGATGAATATTGCAGACGTGTCAATGAAGTCCTGAACAATCCACCTACACCTGGGATGTCCCGTGGCGGTGCCAGCAACCCAG AGGATCTGCAAAACATGTTGACTAACATGTCTCAACAACAGCTTATGCAATTATTTGGAGGTGTGAGACAGGTTGGAGGTCTCTCCAGTCTTTTAGGAACCATGAG CCCCTCCAGTTCTGTGAGTCCCAGAGCAACATCTGGAACTTCTTCAACCAGTAGTAGCACTGCCACACCTAGCACACCGAAACCGTCAACAGCCAAATCTTCATCTAAACCTGCTACCACTACAGCCTCTGCTCCAGCCGCTGCTGCGACAG GAGGCTCATCTTCTTACACACCTTCCGCAATCCAATTGCAAGACCTGCAGTCTTTACTATCTGATATTCAAGCACATAAAGGCCCTAAATCCTCAGGAGAAACTGCAAATCGGCCAAATG ttgATTTATCCTCTGCCTTGAATGCTGAAGGCTTGCAAGCAGTTCTGAGTAACCCTGGTATCGTTCAAAACTTGCAGCAGCATTTACCTTCCCTATCATCTACTACTACCTCCAACTCTCAGCAAGACCAATTACGCAATACCTTAGCTTCTCCGCAATTTCAACAG GCTGTGAGCATGTTCAGCACTGCACTGCAGTCGGGACAGCTAGGTCCTGTTGTGGAACAGTTCTCTGTTGGTCAAGATGCTGTGTCGGCAGCAAATGAAGGCAACATGGAAGAGTTTGTAAAAGCTCTAGAAAAAGCCACAATCAGTAGCGATGATGATTCAACCCCAGAGCAgccagacaaaaaaaaaaagaaggaaagtaaAAGCGATGAAGATATGCCCATggattaa
- the Rpn13 gene encoding proteasomal ubiquitin receptor ADRM1 homolog isoform X3 — protein MPAGGALFGSAATRNASKNLVEFRAGKMTMKGNMVRPDKRKGLVYIYQSDDSLMHFCWKDRQSGSLEDDLIIFPDDCEFKRVTQCTTGRVYHLKFKSTTKKFFFWLQEPKTDKDDEYCRRVNEVLNNPPTPGMSRGGASNPEDLQNMLTNMSQQQLMQLFGGVRQVGGLSSLLGTMSPSSSVSPRATSGTSSTSSSTATPSTPKPSTAKSSSKPATTTASAPAAAATAGGSSSYTPSAIQLQDLQSLLSDIQAHKGPKSSGETANRPNVDLSSALNAEGLQAVLSNPGIVQNLQQHLPSLSSTTTSNSQQDQLRNTLASPQFQQAVSMFSTALQSGQLGPVVEQFSVGQDAVSAANEGNMEEFVKALEKATISSDDDSTPEQPDKKKKKESKSDEDMPMD, from the exons ATGCCTGCAGGAGGTGCTTTATTCGGTAGTGCAGCTACGCGGAATGCGAGTAAAAATTTGGTCGAATTTCGGGCTGGTAAAATGACAATGAAAGGTAATATGGTTCGTCCTGATAAAAGGAAAGGACTTGTGTACATTTATCAGTCGGATGATTCATTGATGCATTTTTGCTGGAAAGACAGACAAAGCGGATCTCTAGAAGAT GATCTCATTATATTCCCGGATGATTGTGAATTCAAACGTGTTACTCAGTGCACCACAGGTCGTGTTTATCATTTGAAGTTTAAATCCACAACGAAGAAGTTCTTCTTTTGGCTGCAG GAACCAAAAACAGATAAAGATGATGAATATTGCAGACGTGTCAATGAAGTCCTGAACAATCCACCTACACCTGGGATGTCCCGTGGCGGTGCCAGCAACCCAG AGGATCTGCAAAACATGTTGACTAACATGTCTCAACAACAGCTTATGCAATTATTTGGAGGTGTGAGACAGGTTGGAGGTCTCTCCAGTCTTTTAGGAACCATGAG CCCCTCCAGTTCTGTGAGTCCCAGAGCAACATCTGGAACTTCTTCAACCAGTAGTAGCACTGCCACACCTAGCACACCGAAACCGTCAACAGCCAAATCTTCATCTAAACCTGCTACCACTACAGCCTCTGCTCCAGCCGCTGCTGCGACAG CAGGAGGCTCATCTTCTTACACACCTTCCGCAATCCAATTGCAAGACCTGCAGTCTTTACTATCTGATATTCAAGCACATAAAGGCCCTAAATCCTCAGGAGAAACTGCAAATCGGCCAAATG ttgATTTATCCTCTGCCTTGAATGCTGAAGGCTTGCAAGCAGTTCTGAGTAACCCTGGTATCGTTCAAAACTTGCAGCAGCATTTACCTTCCCTATCATCTACTACTACCTCCAACTCTCAGCAAGACCAATTACGCAATACCTTAGCTTCTCCGCAATTTCAACAG GCTGTGAGCATGTTCAGCACTGCACTGCAGTCGGGACAGCTAGGTCCTGTTGTGGAACAGTTCTCTGTTGGTCAAGATGCTGTGTCGGCAGCAAATGAAGGCAACATGGAAGAGTTTGTAAAAGCTCTAGAAAAAGCCACAATCAGTAGCGATGATGATTCAACCCCAGAGCAgccagacaaaaaaaaaaagaaggaaagtaaAAGCGATGAAGATATGCCCATggattaa
- the Rpn13 gene encoding proteasomal ubiquitin receptor ADRM1 homolog isoform X1, translating to MPAGGALFGSAATRNASKNLVEFRAGKMTMKGNMVRPDKRKGLVYIYQSDDSLMHFCWKDRQSGSLEDDLIIFPDDCEFKRVTQCTTGRVYHLKFKSTTKKFFFWLQEPKTDKDDEYCRRVNEVLNNPPTPGMSRGGASNPEDLQNMLTNMSQQQLMQLFGGVRQVGGLSSLLGTMSSPLFSPSSSVSPRATSGTSSTSSSTATPSTPKPSTAKSSSKPATTTASAPAAAATAGGSSSYTPSAIQLQDLQSLLSDIQAHKGPKSSGETANRPNVDLSSALNAEGLQAVLSNPGIVQNLQQHLPSLSSTTTSNSQQDQLRNTLASPQFQQAVSMFSTALQSGQLGPVVEQFSVGQDAVSAANEGNMEEFVKALEKATISSDDDSTPEQPDKKKKKESKSDEDMPMD from the exons ATGCCTGCAGGAGGTGCTTTATTCGGTAGTGCAGCTACGCGGAATGCGAGTAAAAATTTGGTCGAATTTCGGGCTGGTAAAATGACAATGAAAGGTAATATGGTTCGTCCTGATAAAAGGAAAGGACTTGTGTACATTTATCAGTCGGATGATTCATTGATGCATTTTTGCTGGAAAGACAGACAAAGCGGATCTCTAGAAGAT GATCTCATTATATTCCCGGATGATTGTGAATTCAAACGTGTTACTCAGTGCACCACAGGTCGTGTTTATCATTTGAAGTTTAAATCCACAACGAAGAAGTTCTTCTTTTGGCTGCAG GAACCAAAAACAGATAAAGATGATGAATATTGCAGACGTGTCAATGAAGTCCTGAACAATCCACCTACACCTGGGATGTCCCGTGGCGGTGCCAGCAACCCAG AGGATCTGCAAAACATGTTGACTAACATGTCTCAACAACAGCTTATGCAATTATTTGGAGGTGTGAGACAGGTTGGAGGTCTCTCCAGTCTTTTAGGAACCATGAG CTCCCCACTTTTTAGCCCCTCCAGTTCTGTGAGTCCCAGAGCAACATCTGGAACTTCTTCAACCAGTAGTAGCACTGCCACACCTAGCACACCGAAACCGTCAACAGCCAAATCTTCATCTAAACCTGCTACCACTACAGCCTCTGCTCCAGCCGCTGCTGCGACAG CAGGAGGCTCATCTTCTTACACACCTTCCGCAATCCAATTGCAAGACCTGCAGTCTTTACTATCTGATATTCAAGCACATAAAGGCCCTAAATCCTCAGGAGAAACTGCAAATCGGCCAAATG ttgATTTATCCTCTGCCTTGAATGCTGAAGGCTTGCAAGCAGTTCTGAGTAACCCTGGTATCGTTCAAAACTTGCAGCAGCATTTACCTTCCCTATCATCTACTACTACCTCCAACTCTCAGCAAGACCAATTACGCAATACCTTAGCTTCTCCGCAATTTCAACAG GCTGTGAGCATGTTCAGCACTGCACTGCAGTCGGGACAGCTAGGTCCTGTTGTGGAACAGTTCTCTGTTGGTCAAGATGCTGTGTCGGCAGCAAATGAAGGCAACATGGAAGAGTTTGTAAAAGCTCTAGAAAAAGCCACAATCAGTAGCGATGATGATTCAACCCCAGAGCAgccagacaaaaaaaaaaagaaggaaagtaaAAGCGATGAAGATATGCCCATggattaa